A single region of the Amphiprion ocellaris isolate individual 3 ecotype Okinawa chromosome 4, ASM2253959v1, whole genome shotgun sequence genome encodes:
- the mief2 gene encoding mitochondrial dynamics protein MID49 isoform X2 — protein MPSHVTFANHKEEAMNFQGSRRRGEDGIAMVIDFLLSNARLVLGVGGAAMLGIATLAVKRLIERAGRAADDEKVEQKMAESWEELSLVSASPTMIRKGIEGMVMKHVAKATKQQKADLCQQLQMSSLEEQPKPESKSKRLQLSVLSLQERLQQYYHTRAALSPHEVRTAQSLALDICTEIQGFLHGRHPDMPLGEMSLGGSLLDDLQVVTADHACLLVPLQLEASLWRLIPGEETLLTHPLHWMVQRVNLEYFPRGRSYWDRYLVGGYLSAEAVVNMFSKSIMETVNWPSISSTLDCIVRPVLGGPNLRLEIKHGSENIGAESSDQSLFISMLPLLREGDVVLTAQPELTSPWFNAWHLSLYPWETQRLAQLDSADDGCRRHTLQILKAVCRLNPALRPLEAAPLANLILHLSDSEGNWSESSLHIRFQQCVTELIGYLEQGALHSYFKPAVNLLSGLSEDQVDQMGFMLYCAVSEPEILLI, from the exons GCTAACCACAAAGAGGAAGCAATGAACTTCCAGGGCAGTCGGAGGCGAGGAGAGGATGGCATCGCCATGGTGATTGACTTCCTGCTGTCTAACGCCCGACTGGTTCTGGGAGTTGGAGGAGCAGCTATGTTGGGCATAGCTACACTGGCAGTGAAACGG CTAATAGAGCGCGCAGGCCGTGCAGCAGATGATGAAAAGGTGGAGCAGAAGATGGCTGAGAGCTGGGAGGAGTTGAGTTTGGTCTCCGCTTCCCCAACAATGATCAGGAAGGGCATAGAGGGCATGGTGATGAAGCACGTTGCCAAGGCGACCAAACAGCAGAAAG CTGATCTCTGCCAACAACTTCAGATGTCCTCTCTGGAGGAGCAGCCTAAACCCGAGTCAAAGTCCAAGAGGCTCCAGCTGTCCGTCCTCAGCTTGCAG GAACGTCTGCAGCAGTACTATCACACAAGGGCAGCACTTTCTCCACACGAGGTCCGGACGGCTCAGTCTCTGGCTCTGGACATCTGCACTGAGATCCAGGGCTTTCTGCACGGCCGCCACCCAGACATGCCGCTGGGAGAAATGAGCCTCGGAGGTTCTCTACTGGACGACTTACAG GTTGTCACTGCAGACCATGCATGTCTGCTCGTGCCTCTGCAGCTGGAAGCTTCTCTGTGGCGTCTCATACCAGGAGAGGAGACGCTGCTCACACACCCTCTGCACTGGATGGTCCAACGGGTCAATCTGGAGTATTTCCCCAGAGGCCGCAGCTACTGGGACAG GTACTTGGTGGGTGGTTATCTGTCTGCAGAAGCTGTTGTGAACATGTTCAGTAAGTCCATCATGGAGACTGTGAACTGGCCGTCAATCAGCAGCACTCTGGACTGTATCGTCAGACCTGTTCTGGGAGGACCCAACCTAAGACTGGAGATCAA GCATGGAAGTGAAAATATTGGAGCAGAGAGCAGCGACCAGTCCCTGTTTATCTCCATGCTGCCTCTACTGAGGGAAGGTGATGTGGTCCTGACCGCCCAACCCGAGCTCACCTCCCCCTGGTTCAACGCCTGGCACCTCTCCCTCTACCCGTGGGAGACTCAGCGTCTGGCTCAGCTCGACTCAGCTGACGATGGCTGCCGCAGACACACACTTCAAATCCTTAAAGCCGTGTGCAGACTGAACCCGGCCCTGCGACCTCTGGAAGCTGCCCCGCTGGCCAATCTCATCCTGCACCTCAGTGACAGCGAGGGCAACTGGTCTGAGAGCAGCCTGCATATCAGATTCCAGCAGTGCGTCACAGAGCTGATTGGCTACCTCGAGCAAGGGGCATTGCATAGTTACTTCAAACCAGCTGTCAATCTGCTGAGCGGCTTGTCAGAGGACCAGGTGGACCAGATGGGCTTCATGCTTTACTGCGCTGTGTCGGAGCCTGAGATACTGCTCATTTAA
- the mief2 gene encoding mitochondrial dynamics protein MID49 isoform X1 encodes MPSHVTFANHKEEAMNFQGSRRRGEDGIAMVIDFLLSNARLVLGVGGAAMLGIATLAVKRLIERAGRAADDEKVEQKMAESWEELSLVSASPTMIRKGIEGMVMKHVAKATKQQKADLCQQLQMSSLEEQPKPESKSKRLQLSVLSLQSVENRPVLNCIQERLQQYYHTRAALSPHEVRTAQSLALDICTEIQGFLHGRHPDMPLGEMSLGGSLLDDLQVVTADHACLLVPLQLEASLWRLIPGEETLLTHPLHWMVQRVNLEYFPRGRSYWDRYLVGGYLSAEAVVNMFSKSIMETVNWPSISSTLDCIVRPVLGGPNLRLEIKHGSENIGAESSDQSLFISMLPLLREGDVVLTAQPELTSPWFNAWHLSLYPWETQRLAQLDSADDGCRRHTLQILKAVCRLNPALRPLEAAPLANLILHLSDSEGNWSESSLHIRFQQCVTELIGYLEQGALHSYFKPAVNLLSGLSEDQVDQMGFMLYCAVSEPEILLI; translated from the exons GCTAACCACAAAGAGGAAGCAATGAACTTCCAGGGCAGTCGGAGGCGAGGAGAGGATGGCATCGCCATGGTGATTGACTTCCTGCTGTCTAACGCCCGACTGGTTCTGGGAGTTGGAGGAGCAGCTATGTTGGGCATAGCTACACTGGCAGTGAAACGG CTAATAGAGCGCGCAGGCCGTGCAGCAGATGATGAAAAGGTGGAGCAGAAGATGGCTGAGAGCTGGGAGGAGTTGAGTTTGGTCTCCGCTTCCCCAACAATGATCAGGAAGGGCATAGAGGGCATGGTGATGAAGCACGTTGCCAAGGCGACCAAACAGCAGAAAG CTGATCTCTGCCAACAACTTCAGATGTCCTCTCTGGAGGAGCAGCCTAAACCCGAGTCAAAGTCCAAGAGGCTCCAGCTGTCCGTCCTCAGCTTGCAG AGTGTTGAAAACCGTCCGGTTTTAAACTGTATTCAGGAACGTCTGCAGCAGTACTATCACACAAGGGCAGCACTTTCTCCACACGAGGTCCGGACGGCTCAGTCTCTGGCTCTGGACATCTGCACTGAGATCCAGGGCTTTCTGCACGGCCGCCACCCAGACATGCCGCTGGGAGAAATGAGCCTCGGAGGTTCTCTACTGGACGACTTACAG GTTGTCACTGCAGACCATGCATGTCTGCTCGTGCCTCTGCAGCTGGAAGCTTCTCTGTGGCGTCTCATACCAGGAGAGGAGACGCTGCTCACACACCCTCTGCACTGGATGGTCCAACGGGTCAATCTGGAGTATTTCCCCAGAGGCCGCAGCTACTGGGACAG GTACTTGGTGGGTGGTTATCTGTCTGCAGAAGCTGTTGTGAACATGTTCAGTAAGTCCATCATGGAGACTGTGAACTGGCCGTCAATCAGCAGCACTCTGGACTGTATCGTCAGACCTGTTCTGGGAGGACCCAACCTAAGACTGGAGATCAA GCATGGAAGTGAAAATATTGGAGCAGAGAGCAGCGACCAGTCCCTGTTTATCTCCATGCTGCCTCTACTGAGGGAAGGTGATGTGGTCCTGACCGCCCAACCCGAGCTCACCTCCCCCTGGTTCAACGCCTGGCACCTCTCCCTCTACCCGTGGGAGACTCAGCGTCTGGCTCAGCTCGACTCAGCTGACGATGGCTGCCGCAGACACACACTTCAAATCCTTAAAGCCGTGTGCAGACTGAACCCGGCCCTGCGACCTCTGGAAGCTGCCCCGCTGGCCAATCTCATCCTGCACCTCAGTGACAGCGAGGGCAACTGGTCTGAGAGCAGCCTGCATATCAGATTCCAGCAGTGCGTCACAGAGCTGATTGGCTACCTCGAGCAAGGGGCATTGCATAGTTACTTCAAACCAGCTGTCAATCTGCTGAGCGGCTTGTCAGAGGACCAGGTGGACCAGATGGGCTTCATGCTTTACTGCGCTGTGTCGGAGCCTGAGATACTGCTCATTTAA
- the mief2 gene encoding mitochondrial dynamics protein MID49 isoform X3, producing MNFQGSRRRGEDGIAMVIDFLLSNARLVLGVGGAAMLGIATLAVKRLIERAGRAADDEKVEQKMAESWEELSLVSASPTMIRKGIEGMVMKHVAKATKQQKADLCQQLQMSSLEEQPKPESKSKRLQLSVLSLQSVENRPVLNCIQERLQQYYHTRAALSPHEVRTAQSLALDICTEIQGFLHGRHPDMPLGEMSLGGSLLDDLQVVTADHACLLVPLQLEASLWRLIPGEETLLTHPLHWMVQRVNLEYFPRGRSYWDRYLVGGYLSAEAVVNMFSKSIMETVNWPSISSTLDCIVRPVLGGPNLRLEIKHGSENIGAESSDQSLFISMLPLLREGDVVLTAQPELTSPWFNAWHLSLYPWETQRLAQLDSADDGCRRHTLQILKAVCRLNPALRPLEAAPLANLILHLSDSEGNWSESSLHIRFQQCVTELIGYLEQGALHSYFKPAVNLLSGLSEDQVDQMGFMLYCAVSEPEILLI from the exons ATGAACTTCCAGGGCAGTCGGAGGCGAGGAGAGGATGGCATCGCCATGGTGATTGACTTCCTGCTGTCTAACGCCCGACTGGTTCTGGGAGTTGGAGGAGCAGCTATGTTGGGCATAGCTACACTGGCAGTGAAACGG CTAATAGAGCGCGCAGGCCGTGCAGCAGATGATGAAAAGGTGGAGCAGAAGATGGCTGAGAGCTGGGAGGAGTTGAGTTTGGTCTCCGCTTCCCCAACAATGATCAGGAAGGGCATAGAGGGCATGGTGATGAAGCACGTTGCCAAGGCGACCAAACAGCAGAAAG CTGATCTCTGCCAACAACTTCAGATGTCCTCTCTGGAGGAGCAGCCTAAACCCGAGTCAAAGTCCAAGAGGCTCCAGCTGTCCGTCCTCAGCTTGCAG AGTGTTGAAAACCGTCCGGTTTTAAACTGTATTCAGGAACGTCTGCAGCAGTACTATCACACAAGGGCAGCACTTTCTCCACACGAGGTCCGGACGGCTCAGTCTCTGGCTCTGGACATCTGCACTGAGATCCAGGGCTTTCTGCACGGCCGCCACCCAGACATGCCGCTGGGAGAAATGAGCCTCGGAGGTTCTCTACTGGACGACTTACAG GTTGTCACTGCAGACCATGCATGTCTGCTCGTGCCTCTGCAGCTGGAAGCTTCTCTGTGGCGTCTCATACCAGGAGAGGAGACGCTGCTCACACACCCTCTGCACTGGATGGTCCAACGGGTCAATCTGGAGTATTTCCCCAGAGGCCGCAGCTACTGGGACAG GTACTTGGTGGGTGGTTATCTGTCTGCAGAAGCTGTTGTGAACATGTTCAGTAAGTCCATCATGGAGACTGTGAACTGGCCGTCAATCAGCAGCACTCTGGACTGTATCGTCAGACCTGTTCTGGGAGGACCCAACCTAAGACTGGAGATCAA GCATGGAAGTGAAAATATTGGAGCAGAGAGCAGCGACCAGTCCCTGTTTATCTCCATGCTGCCTCTACTGAGGGAAGGTGATGTGGTCCTGACCGCCCAACCCGAGCTCACCTCCCCCTGGTTCAACGCCTGGCACCTCTCCCTCTACCCGTGGGAGACTCAGCGTCTGGCTCAGCTCGACTCAGCTGACGATGGCTGCCGCAGACACACACTTCAAATCCTTAAAGCCGTGTGCAGACTGAACCCGGCCCTGCGACCTCTGGAAGCTGCCCCGCTGGCCAATCTCATCCTGCACCTCAGTGACAGCGAGGGCAACTGGTCTGAGAGCAGCCTGCATATCAGATTCCAGCAGTGCGTCACAGAGCTGATTGGCTACCTCGAGCAAGGGGCATTGCATAGTTACTTCAAACCAGCTGTCAATCTGCTGAGCGGCTTGTCAGAGGACCAGGTGGACCAGATGGGCTTCATGCTTTACTGCGCTGTGTCGGAGCCTGAGATACTGCTCATTTAA
- the smcr8b gene encoding guanine nucleotide exchange protein smcr8b produces the protein MIGSPDLLAFTGGEGFGEAEEQETVPEELTVPLLPAGHPWSSSARFNRDFILVAEFSEQVGPKPVLTIPDDPRVIGSFDLNHFSVRIMSVDYQACSPGPSSSPGPRLNFSEDSRVILGDSAEDTFAYVHHLTLYDLEARGMVRPFCMAYVCSDQAKLTENFSELSTCFSQASDSLKTGNRQAFSMELQRKLQELEFGRLTLLQEKEHQRTNNSLTDVEETGDELEAMERSILTHRDLIRQVTSYPNRKLKQPDFLPYDPADCLSDPTVFLLPEPSSSSSLSTSCKSERCLKPLQELCNPYFLSLMKDQLADMEQHLRGDRSVLRTSRVAHSLSKRLTLTNFLFELWRPEDGEEEERESADVEAQMASGTKRSAEAFQSDRPTLEMFFSCVEELPIKLEAGETGSPEPGFVTEMTGSVSSGDSIEVLMTEKSYHTQHVVAGSDSRETPVGGTGAYLRRVAVDAGIRRVRAYAKRANSEDSIEVLSTTESIFPDDLTAITEEEAEQQPLNNGFEPEEEPQTDCRSDKDLTEEKTANEDTLVSKGENERFVQAPAEREESSSQITVSDGVMIKEEPYTVKEDEDKIPEKMSTLLQGEAAVKSKPQWPEVHPMWSMPDLHLNVVPSVDRWPPSCPPLRLLSIDEASDCTSFTSSLEPPSPTQNFHSNVGLHRRRRRKAGLRALRFIKQNSFSQHAVFCLLSGRPLVIVGGDQSLVRKLVDALSLFLPAPGPDGGAVMPCLTAALQLTDLLTWRLIGIHRSSSTSSSIILHSLTRYSRYLALLDIDQKTLCCPSYSGSLIGRLADPHSGISRGITYLLHLESCLTMLANQVLLYTFKPAFQRPNATRGNDGAEEEEEPLCTPGFCSSESDFRVMHYLSDLIKQRHAGCSTPVLRFSYSSANLHRNTYAA, from the exons ATGATCGGGTCACCGGACCTGCTGGCCTTCACCGGCGGAGAGGGCTTTGGAGAGGCGGAGGAGCAGGAGACCGTCCCGGAGGAGCTCACCGTCCCGCTGCTACCCGCCGGTCACCCCTGGAGCTCCTCAGCCCGGTTCAACCGAGACTTCATCCTGGTGGCGGAGTTCTCAGAGCAG GTGGGTCCAAAGCCAGTGCTGACAATACCGGACGACCCCAGAGTCATCGGCTCGTTCGACCTCAACCACTTCTCTGTTCGCATCATGTCTGTGGACTACCAGGCATGCAGCCCTGGCCCATCCTCCTCTCCTGGACCCCGACTCAACTTCAGCGAGGACTCCAGAGTAATCCTGGGAGATTCAGCGGAGGACACGTTTGCGTATGTCCACCACCTGACGCTGTATGACCTGGAGGCTCGGGGGATGGTTCGTCCTTTCTGCATGGCCTATGTGTGTTCGGACCAGGCGAAGCTGACGGAGAACTTTTCAGAGCTGTCGACGTGCTTCTCTCAGGCATCCGATAGCCTCAAGACGGGAAACAGGCAAGCGTTTTctatggagctgcagagaaaacTACAGGAGCTCGA GTTTGGACGGCTGACTCTGCTGCAGGAGAAGGAACATCAGAGGACAAACAACAGCCTCACAGACGTCGAAGAGACAGGCGACGAGCTTGAAGCCATGGAGCGTTCCATCCTAACTCACAGAGACCTCATCCGCCAGGTCACATCCTACCCAAACAGAAAGCTCAAACAGCCCGACTTCCTGCCCTACGACCCGGCCGACTGCCTGTCCGACCCGACTGTCTTTTTGCTTCCTGagccttcctcctcttcctccctctccacctcctgcaAGTCAGAGCGCTGTCTGAAGCCTCTGCAGGAGCTCTGCAACCCTTACTTCCTGTCCCTGATGAAGGACCAGCTTGCAGACATGGAGCAGCATCTCCGTGGTGACAGGAGCGTCCTGCGAACCTCTCGTGTCGCACATTCACTGTCCAAGAGGCTAACACTCACCAACTTCTTATTCGAGCTGTGGAGGCCAGAGGacggagaggaagaggaaagagagagcGCCGACGTGGAGGCCCAGATGGCCTCAGGGACTAAGAGGAGCGCTGAGGCGTTCCAATCAGACCGCCCGACACTGGAGATGTTCTTTTCCTGTGTGGAGGAGCTCCCCATCAAACTGGAGGCAGGAGAAACTGGGAGCCCTGAGCCCGGCTTTGTCACAGAGATGACGGGGAGCGTGAGCAGCGGAGACAGCATTGAAGTGCTCATGACGGAGAAGTCTTATCACACACAGCATGTTGTTGCTGGATCGGACAGCAGAG AAACACCAGTTGGCGGGACAGGCGCTTACTTGAGGCGTGTTGCAGTGGATGCAGGCATCAGGCGTGTGCGAGCATATGCTAAACGTGCAAACAGTGAGGACAGCATCGAAGTGCTCAGCACCACCGAGTCCATCTTTCCCGACGACCTCACCGCCATCACAGAAGAGGAAGCGGAGCAGCAGCCTCTGAACAACGGCTTTGAACCTGAGGAAGAACCACAGACTGATTGTAGATCTGACAAAGACCTCACTGAGGAGAAGACAGCGAATGAAGATACTTTAGTGAGCAAGGGTGAAAACGAAAGATTTGTTCAGGCTCCTGCTGAAAGAGAAGAGTCTTCATCACAAATAACAGTTAGTGATGGTGTCATGATCAAAGAGGAGCCGTACACTGTtaaggaagatgaagacaaaataCCAGAGAAGATGTCCACACTACTGCAAG GTGAAGCAGCAGTGAAATCTAAACCACAGTGGCCTGAGGTCCATCCGATGTGGTCCATGCCTGACCTCCACCTGAACGTTGTCCCATCGGTCGACCGCTGGCCTCCTTCCTGCCCTCCTCTTAGGCTGCTGAGCATCGACGAGGCCTCAGACTGCACTAGCTTCACCAGCTCCTTGGAACCACCGTCCCCCACCCAAAACTTCCACAGCAACGTCGGCTtgcacaggaggaggagaaggaaggccGGACTCAGAGCACTCAGGTTCATCAAGCAGAACTCGTTCTCCCAACATGCCGTGTTTTGTCTCTTGAGTGGCCGGCCGCTGGTCATTGTTGGGGGAGACCAGAGTCTGGTCAGGAAACTGGTGGATGCTCTGAGCCTCTTCCTGCCTGCTCCCGGTCCTGATGGGGGCGCAGTGATGCCGTGTTTGACGGCAGCCCTGCAGCTGACCGATCTGCTCACCTGGAGACTGATAGGAATACACAG ATCATCGTCCACTTCTTCATCCATCATCCTTCACTCTCTGACTCGCTACAGTCGGTATTTAGCGCTGCTGGACATAGATCAGAAGACGCTGTGCTGTCCGTCGTACTCCGGCTCTCTCATTGGCAGACTAGCCGATCCTCACTCTGGTATCAGCCGAGGCATCACCTACCTGCTGCACCTGGAGAGCTGTCTGACCATGCTGGCCAATCAGGTGCTGCTGTACACTTTCAAACCTGCTTTTCAACGTCCAAACGCCACCAGAGGGAACGAtggagcagaagaagaggaggagcctCTGTGCACGCCAGGATTCTGCAGCAGCGAAAGTGACTTCAGAGTGATGCACTACCTGTCGGACCTCATCAAGCAGCGCCACGCCGGATGCAGTACGCCGGTTTTAAGATTCTCTTACAGCTCAGCGAATCTCCACAGAAACACTTATGCAGCATAA